From a region of the Impatiens glandulifera chromosome 4, dImpGla2.1, whole genome shotgun sequence genome:
- the LOC124934616 gene encoding alpha carbonic anhydrase 7-like, translating into MEKIKSISTLLILFFILFLASSNYTTASEKHEYAGEFSYEYDSERGPERWGEIREEWSMCKNGRLQSPIDLSNERVEMVSHLGIVKRKYKPSKATLINKGHDMQLSWKGDAGSIEINETEYELDQCHWHSPSEHTINGRRFDLEAHLVHKSKSGKIAVISIIYKLGHADYFLSQLKEDLIDLKDKLEMEKMVGIVDPRMIEIGNHKYYRYHGSLTTPPCNETVIWTVVNKVMTISRAQLKMLRNTIHDESGSNARPLQSINERTVQYYNPENY; encoded by the exons ATGGAGAAAATTAAAAGCATTAGTACTCTTCTTATacttttcttcattttgttcTTAGCTTCTTCCAATTATACAACAGCATCTGAGAAACATG AGTATGCAGGAGAGTTCAGCTACGAGTATGATAGCGAAAGGGGACCGGAACGATGGGGAGAAATACGAGAAGAATGGAGCATGTGTAAGAATGGAAGGTTGCAGTCTCCAATTGATCTTTCGAATGAGAGAGTTGAAATGGTTTCCCATTTAGGGATTGTTAAAAGGAAATACAAGCCATCCAAAGCCACCCTCATTAATAAAGGCCATGACATGCAg TTGAGTTGGAAAGGCGATGCGGGATctattgaaataaatgaaactGAATATGAACTCGACCAATGTCATTGGCATTCACCTTCCGAGCATACCATTAACGGTCGAAG ATTTGATCTCGAGGCTCACTTGGTTCATAAGAGCAAGAGCGGAAAAATTGCCGTTATAAGTATCATTTACAAACTTGGACATGCCGATTATTTCTTAAGCCAG TTGAAGGAAGATTTGATAGACCTTAAAGACAAACTAGAAATGGAGAAAATGGTGGGGATTGTAGATCCGAGAATGATTGAGATTGGAAATCATAAATATTACCGTTATCATGGTTCTTTAACTACTCCTCCATGCAATGAAACTGTTATTTGGACCGTGGTCAATAAGGTAATGACAATATCTAGAGCACAACTAAAAATGTTGCGGAATACAATTCATGATGAATCCGGGAGCAATGCTAGACCATTGCAATCCATAAATGAACGTACAGTTCAATATTATAATCCTGAAAATTATTAA
- the LOC124934618 gene encoding alpha carbonic anhydrase 7-like, giving the protein MEKIRSISTLLMLVFILFLAFSNYATASEELEYEGEFNYEKDSERGPEGWGGLCNIGRMQSPIDLSNERVEMVSHLGIVKRKYKPSNATLINKGHDMQLSWKGDAGSIEINETEYELQQCHWHSPSEHTINDIRFDLEAHLVHKSKSGKYAVISIIYKLGHADSFLTQLKEDLIDLQDTLHLERMVGIVDPRMIEIGSHKYYRYHGSLTTPPCNETVTWTVVNKVMTVSKAQLEVLREAIHDESGSNARPLQSINGRTVQLYTPEDY; this is encoded by the exons ATGGAGAAAATTAGAAGCATTAGTACTCTTCTTATGCTTGTCTTCATTTTGTTCTTAGCCTTTTCCAATTATGCAACAGCATCTGAGGAACTTG AGTATGAGGGAGAGTTCAACTACGAGAAGGATAGCGAAAGAGGACCGGAAGGATGGGGAGGCTTGTGTAATATTGGAAGGATGCAGTCTCCGATCGATCTATCAAATGAGAGAGTTGAAATGGTTTCCCATTTAGGGATTGTTAAAAGGAAATACAAGCCATCCAATGCTACCCTCATTAATAAAGGCCATGACATGCAG tTGAGTTGGAAAGGTGATGCTGGATCTATTGAAATAAACGAAACTGAATATGAACTCCAACAATGTCATTGGCACTCACCTTCTGAACATACCATTAACGACATAag ATTTGATCTTGAGGCGCATTTAGTTCATAAGAGCAAGAGCGGAAAATATGCTGTTATAAGCATCATTTATAAACTTGGACATGCCGATTCTTTCTTAACTCAG TTGAAGGAAGACTTGATAGACCTTCAAGACACACTACATTTAGAGAGAATGGTGGGGATTGTAGATCCGAGAATGATAGAGATTGGAAGTCACAAATATTACCGATATCATGGTTCTCTCACTACTCCTCCATGCAATGAAACTGTTACTTGGACCGTGGTTAATAAGGTAATGACAGTTTCAAAAGCACAACTAGAAGTGTTGCGGGAGGCAATTCACGATGAATCAGGGAGCAATGCCAGGCCATTACAATCCATAAATGGACGCACAGTTCAACTTTATACTCCTGAAGATTATTAA
- the LOC124934619 gene encoding alpha carbonic anhydrase 7-like: protein MEKIRSISTLLMLVFILFLAFSNYATASEELEYEGEFNYEKDSERGPEGWGGLCNSGMMQSPIDLSNERVEMVSHLGIVKRKYKPSNATLVNKGHDMQLSWKGDAGFIKINKTEYELQQCHWHSPSEHTINGIRFDLEAHLVHKSKSGKYAVISIIYKLGHADSFLTQLKEDLIDLQDTLHLERMVGIVDPRMIEIGSHKYYRYHGSLTTPPCNETVTWTVVNKVMTVSKAQLEVLREAIHDESGSNARPLQSINGRTVQLYTPEDY from the exons ATGGAGAAAATTAGAAGCATTAGTACTCTTCTTATGCTTGTCTTCATTTTGTTCTTAGCCTTTTCCAATTATGCAACAGCATCTGAGGAACTTG AGTATGAGGGAGAGTTCAACTACGAGAAGGATAGCGAAAGAGGACCGGAAGGATGGGGAGGCTTGTGTAATAGTGGAATGATGCAGTCTCCAATCGATCTATCAAATGAGAGAGTTGAAATGGTTTCCCATTTAGGGATTGTTAAAAGGAAATACAAGCCATCCAATGCTACCCTTGTTAATAAAGGCCATGACATGCAG tTGAGTTGGAAAGGTGATGCgggatttattaaaataaataaaactgaataTGAACTCCAACAATGTCATTGGCACTCACCTTCTGAACATACCATTAACGGCATAag ATTTGATCTTGAGGCGCATTTAGTTCATAAGAGCAAGAGCGGAAAATATGCTGTTATAAGCATCATTTATAAACTTGGACATGCCGATTCTTTCTTAACTCAG TTGAAGGAAGACTTGATAGACCTTCAAGACACACTACATTTAGAGAGAATGGTGGGGATTGTAGATCCGAGAATGATAGAGATTGGAAGTCACAAATATTACCGTTATCATGGTTCTCTTACGACTCCTCCATGCAATGAAACTGTTACTTGGACCGTGGTTAATAAGGTAATGACAGTTTCAAAAGCACAATTAGAAGTGTTGCGGGAGGCAATTCATGATGAATCAGGGAGCAATGCTAGGCCATTACAATCCATAAATGGACGTACAGTTCAACTTTATACTCCTGAAGATTATTAA